From a single Lolium rigidum isolate FL_2022 chromosome 7, APGP_CSIRO_Lrig_0.1, whole genome shotgun sequence genomic region:
- the LOC124675402 gene encoding EVI5-like protein isoform X1, translating into MDKKKEVNDIESGPDSSRSVDRFGFIKTEQSNSQEGVLKSRSTHERGREERRIRKWRKMIGAGGSDWKQYCRRNPHVVKRRIRKGIPDCLRGLVWQLISGSRDLLLMNPGVYETLVIYETSTSELEIIRDISRTFPSHVFFQQRHGPGQRSLYNVLKAYSVYDRDVGYVQGMGFIAGLLLLYMSEEDAFWLIVALLKGAVHAPMEGLYQPGLPLVQQYLFQFERLVREHMPKLGEHFIEEMINPSMYASQWFITVFSYSFPFPMTLRVWDVFLYEGIKVVFQVGLALLRFCHDDLVKLPFEELLHSLRNFPEDATDPDKLLPIAFSFKNSPIWWSMVGVSHMDMVLSHLEELEKEYRKRLEGPNASSSSKRLQPLKSKSMRRVGSQVLSNSNVGKK; encoded by the exons ATGGACAAGAAGAAAGAAGTCAATGACATAGAATCTGGACCAGATTCTTCTCGGTCCGTGGACAGATTTGGCTTTATAAAGACAGAACAAAGTAACTCTCAGGAGGGAGTTCTGAAAAGCAGATCCACACATGAACGCGGAAG AGAGGAAAGGAGGATAAGAAAGTGGAGGAAGATGATAGGTGCTGGTGGTAGCGACTGGAAGCAATATTGTAGAAGGAATCCTCATGTGGTCAAAAGAAGAATAAGGAAAGGAATTCCTGATTGTCTCAGAGGGCTTGTTTGGCAGTTGATTTCAGGAAGCAGGGACCTCCTGCTAATGAATCCTGGTGTTTACGAG actctggtcatatatgaGACATCAACATCAGAATTGGAAATTATTCGTGACATATCGCGTACATTTCCATCTCATGTTTTCTTCCAACAGAGACATGGCCCAGGTCAAAGATCTCTGTATAACGTTTTAAAAGCGTACTCTGTTTATGATAGGGACGTTGGATATGTGCAG GGAATGGGATTTATAGCAGGGTTGCTGCTTCTCTATATGAGCGAAGAGGATGCATTTTGGTTAATTGTAGCTTTGCTAAAAGGAGCTGTCCATGCGCCAATGGAAGGCTTGTATCAG CCTGGTTTGCCGCTTGTGCAACAATATCTGTTTCAGTTTGAGAGATTAGTTAGAGAGCACATGCCAAAGTTGGGAGAACATTTTATTGAAGAAATGATAAATCCAAGCATGTATGCAAGTCAATGGTTTATCACGGTTTTCTCATATTCCTTTCCATTTCCTATGACTCTTAGAGTTTGGGATGTCTTCCTTTATGAG GGTATTAAGGTTGTGTTCCAAGTTGGACTGGCTCTATTGAGATTCTGCCATGATGACCTG GTCAAATTGCCTTTTGAGGAACTTTTACATTCCTTGAGAAATTTTCCAGAGGATGCAACTGATCCAGATAAACTATTGCCGATTGCCTTCTCATTTAAG AACTCCCCTATTTGGTGGTCCATGGTTGGTGTATCACATATGGATATG GTGTTGAGTCATCTCGAGGAGCTTGAGAAAGAGTACCGGAAACGATTGGAGGGTCCCAACGCAAGCTCAAGTAGTAAGCGGCTTCAGCCCCTCAAATCAAAATCTATGCGCAGGGTTGGCAGCCAGGTCTTGTCAAACTCAAATGTTGGTAAAAAATAA
- the LOC124675402 gene encoding EVI5-like protein isoform X2: MDKKKEVNDIESGPDSSRSVDRFGFIKTEQSNSQEGVLKSRSTHERGREERRIRKWRKMIGAGGSDWKQYCRRNPHVVKRRIRKGIPDCLRGLVWQLISGSRDLLLMNPGVYETLVIYETSTSELEIIRDISRTFPSHVFFQQRHGPGQRSLYNVLKAYSVYDRDVGYVQGMGFIAGLLLLYMSEEDAFWLIVALLKGAVHAPMEGLYQPGLPLVQQYLFQFERLVREHMPKLGEHFIEEMINPSMYASQWFITVFSYSFPFPMTLRVWDVFLYEGIKVVFQVGLALLRFCHDDLVKLPFEELLHSLRNFPEDATDPDKLLPIAFSFKVLSHLEELEKEYRKRLEGPNASSSSKRLQPLKSKSMRRVGSQVLSNSNVGKK; encoded by the exons ATGGACAAGAAGAAAGAAGTCAATGACATAGAATCTGGACCAGATTCTTCTCGGTCCGTGGACAGATTTGGCTTTATAAAGACAGAACAAAGTAACTCTCAGGAGGGAGTTCTGAAAAGCAGATCCACACATGAACGCGGAAG AGAGGAAAGGAGGATAAGAAAGTGGAGGAAGATGATAGGTGCTGGTGGTAGCGACTGGAAGCAATATTGTAGAAGGAATCCTCATGTGGTCAAAAGAAGAATAAGGAAAGGAATTCCTGATTGTCTCAGAGGGCTTGTTTGGCAGTTGATTTCAGGAAGCAGGGACCTCCTGCTAATGAATCCTGGTGTTTACGAG actctggtcatatatgaGACATCAACATCAGAATTGGAAATTATTCGTGACATATCGCGTACATTTCCATCTCATGTTTTCTTCCAACAGAGACATGGCCCAGGTCAAAGATCTCTGTATAACGTTTTAAAAGCGTACTCTGTTTATGATAGGGACGTTGGATATGTGCAG GGAATGGGATTTATAGCAGGGTTGCTGCTTCTCTATATGAGCGAAGAGGATGCATTTTGGTTAATTGTAGCTTTGCTAAAAGGAGCTGTCCATGCGCCAATGGAAGGCTTGTATCAG CCTGGTTTGCCGCTTGTGCAACAATATCTGTTTCAGTTTGAGAGATTAGTTAGAGAGCACATGCCAAAGTTGGGAGAACATTTTATTGAAGAAATGATAAATCCAAGCATGTATGCAAGTCAATGGTTTATCACGGTTTTCTCATATTCCTTTCCATTTCCTATGACTCTTAGAGTTTGGGATGTCTTCCTTTATGAG GGTATTAAGGTTGTGTTCCAAGTTGGACTGGCTCTATTGAGATTCTGCCATGATGACCTG GTCAAATTGCCTTTTGAGGAACTTTTACATTCCTTGAGAAATTTTCCAGAGGATGCAACTGATCCAGATAAACTATTGCCGATTGCCTTCTCATTTAAG GTGTTGAGTCATCTCGAGGAGCTTGAGAAAGAGTACCGGAAACGATTGGAGGGTCCCAACGCAAGCTCAAGTAGTAAGCGGCTTCAGCCCCTCAAATCAAAATCTATGCGCAGGGTTGGCAGCCAGGTCTTGTCAAACTCAAATGTTGGTAAAAAATAA